The DNA region AGTCCTTGTCAGCTCTAAACTCCACCGCGGTTATTATGTCGGCGTCCGGGGCGAATATCCTCGCGGTTTCGTATATATACCTCTCCGTCTCCGAGAGGTGGCGCTTCCTCATCCTCAGCTCAAGCGCCAGCTTTATCCCCCGCCTCGCCCCGGGCCTCACGATGTCCTTAACCCCCAGATCCACCACCTCGGCCTTCTCCTCGCCGAGAAGCGCCTCGCGGAGGAGGGTTGCGCCGTCCTTCTCCGCGTCTGTGGGCTTTTGGAAAATGGGGTCGCCGGCGACGATCATCCTACTCCCCCTCCCCAGCCTTATCAAAATCTCAGCCGCGCTCTCAGGCCTCACGTTCTGTGCGTCGTCTAGAAAAATCACGCTGTCGTCGAAAGTGCGGCCCCTGAGATAGGAGACGTCGGTCACGATCACCTTCTCCTCCTTAAGCAAGCCCTCGATGTAGCTCCTCTCGGCGTAGGGCCCCAGTATGTCTTCGAGATAGGCCGCGGCGATGCGGTAGTACATCTCGCCAAGCTTCTCCGGCGTCAGCACCTCGCCAGTCGCCACATCTACAATAGGCCTCGCGATGATGAGGCGCTTAGCCCTCCCGCCCTCCACCGCCCATATGCCGTAGGCGATGCTGATAAGCGACTTCCCAGTCCCCGTCGGGCCGAAGAGGCCGACCAGCTCGTTGTTAGGATCCTTCAAGACGTTCACAGCCCTCTCCTGCCCCACCGTCATCGGCTTAATCTTGTCAAACATAAGACGCCAGTATAAAAAGAGCTTAAAAACATTGAAATAACCAACGTCGATGGATAGGCCTGCCGTCGCCGTCGCCGCGGTGGCGGTGAAAAACGGCGAGGTTGTACTAGTCAAGAGGAAGTACCCGCCGAATCCGGGCAAGTGGAGCCTGCCGGGGGGCCGCGTGGAGCTAGGCGAGAGGCTTGAAGAGGCGGTGCTGAGGGAGTTGAGAGAGGAGACGGGCCTGGCGGGGAGGGTCGTCAGATTCCTCCAGCCCGTCGAGTATATAGAGAGGGAGGGCCCCCGGGTGAGTTACCACTTCGTAATCCTCGTCTACCTAGTGGAGTTGGAGGGCGACGCCAGCCCCACGGCCAGCGACGACGCGGAGGACGTCGCTGTGGTGCCGGTTGGGAAGGCTCTTGAGATGGACTTGACAAAAACCACCAGGGATGTTTTGGAGAGGCTACTGTCTGAGTTTTGAAATTCTGAGATAGGCCTCCTCCACAGCCCTGCCGACTAGCTGCCCTACGGGGGCCATCTCCACAAGCGCCTTTATAGTGGTGCCCCCCGGCGTGGCCACGTACTGCGCCAGCTTCTCCAGAGAGAATCTATCGTCGAGGGAGGGCATGCTCGCCATTAGGGAGAGGACCACCTCCCTAGCCAAGTCCCAGGGTATCCCTATGTTTACCCCCGCCTTGATGAGGGCCGCCGCGAGCTCTGCAACAATTGCGGGGCCGGAGCCGAGCAATACCGTCAACGGGTCTATAAGCCTCTCGTCGACCCAGAAGGTGGGGGCGATGTAAGACAGCAGTTTGTTAACCTCCTCGTCGTAGGCGCCGGCTACGGCTATGGCTGTCAGCCCCACGTTTGTCATCGCCCTGTAGGGCCTCGACGTGAGTCTCCTCAGCCACTCCAGGTTGGCTCCTGCGACGAAAGATATGAGAGGCTTATCCAC from Pyrobaculum sp. 3827-6 includes:
- a CDS encoding PhoH family protein, whose protein sequence is MFDKIKPMTVGQERAVNVLKDPNNELVGLFGPTGTGKSLISIAYGIWAVEGGRAKRLIIARPIVDVATGEVLTPEKLGEMYYRIAAAYLEDILGPYAERSYIEGLLKEEKVIVTDVSYLRGRTFDDSVIFLDDAQNVRPESAAEILIRLGRGSRMIVAGDPIFQKPTDAEKDGATLLREALLGEEKAEVVDLGVKDIVRPGARRGIKLALELRMRKRHLSETERYIYETARIFAPDADIITAVEFRADKDSLGIKGENVPDAIIIVKEGQLGRVVGRGGERIKTIEGEVGARLRLLEMSLDFKQWIRAIHPVGWISKHITDVDFAGPELQVQVRRSEFGAFIGQRGAYIRLIDRVFRRLFGIGVRAVEAEE
- a CDS encoding NUDIX hydrolase, translated to MDRPAVAVAAVAVKNGEVVLVKRKYPPNPGKWSLPGGRVELGERLEEAVLRELREETGLAGRVVRFLQPVEYIEREGPRVSYHFVILVYLVELEGDASPTASDDAEDVAVVPVGKALEMDLTKTTRDVLERLLSEF
- a CDS encoding pyrroline-5-carboxylate reductase, which encodes MTVGVIGAGKLGSQIALRLHGNSVRVLASVKTERSRQRLASLGLEVYTDNRLVVENSDVIMVAVKPANLPELTFYVDKPLISFVAGANLEWLRRLTSRPYRAMTNVGLTAIAVAGAYDEEVNKLLSYIAPTFWVDERLIDPLTVLLGSGPAIVAELAAALIKAGVNIGIPWDLAREVVLSLMASMPSLDDRFSLEKLAQYVATPGGTTIKALVEMAPVGQLVGRAVEEAYLRISKLRQ